Below is a window of Flavobacterium sp. N2820 DNA.
AGTTATTTATATTATACTCTTTTTGAAAGTAAATTTTTTAAGAAGGCAATTGTTGTTGTTTATATTTCTCAGATTTTTATTTTGGCCTACATGTATGCTAACGATACAAGTTTGTTTTGGAAATTTAATCACTATGAAATAATTGCTACCTCATTAATTTTGGTATTTTATGCGTTGTATTTTATTTATAAAGAGTTAGATAAAGTGCATTTTTATTATAATTTTTCAATTGGATTAGTTTTGTATTTGTTATGCAGCATTTCAATTTTCTTGTACGGAAATCTTGAATTGGTGCTCATCGAAGATCCATATATTGATATTTGGATTTTCAATACAATTTTTTATATTTTGTTTCAGTCTATGATTTTTAGAGAATATGCATTTTTTACTACTATAGCTTCAAATGGGATTCGTCAAGATGAAGATTTTGATATTTTTCTAAATGAATAGCTATCAAATTTAAATTTCTCACAAAAAAAATCCCTAAAGTAATTTAGGGATTTTTAATTTTTTATAAGCTATATTATTTTATTTTGCATTGTAAACTGCAATTGCTTCTTTTAAAATTTGAACAGATTTAATCAAATCGTCTTTCTTTAAAACATAGGCAATACGAACTTCATCTAAGCCAACATTTGGCGTTGAATAAAAACCTGCAGCTGGAGCTACCATTACAGTTTCTCCATTAAAATCATAAGATTCTAAAAGCCATTGTGCAAATGTATCGGCATTATCAATAGGTAATTTTGCAATGCAATAAAAAGCACCTTTTGGAGTAGCTACAGTAATACCTTCAATTTTTGTAATTCAGTAATTAATGTATCTCTACGTTCTTTATATTCAGAAATTACATCATCAAAATAACTTTGAGGGGTTTCTAAAGCAGCTTCACTGGCAATTTGTGCATAAGTTGGTGGACTCAAACGGGCTTGTGCAAATTTCATAGCTGTTGCCATTACTTCTTTGTTTTTTGATACAATGCATCCAATTCGTGCTCCACACATACTATAGCGCTTAGAAACAGAATCAATCATGATTGCATGCTCTTCTAATCCAAGAACATTCATCACAGAAAAATGTTCATCACCATCATATATAAATTCTCTATAAACTTCGTCAGCTATTAAGAACAAATCGTGTTTTTTTACGATTTCTGCTAATTTTAAAATTTCGTCTTTTGAATACAAATAACCTGTTGGATTACCAGGATTACATATCAAAATAGCTTTTGTTTTTGGAGTAATTAATTTTTCAAAAGCTTCAATAGGAGGCAATGCAAATCCTGTTTCAATTCCTGATATAACAGGAACCACCTTTACACCAGAAGCCGTTGAAAATCCGTTATAATTGGCATAAAATGGTTCAGGAATAATAATTTCATCATCGGTATCCATTGTGCTTCCCATTGCAAAAAGTAAAGCTTCTGAACCACCTGTTGTTATGATAATATCTTGGGTTTCTATTGGTAAACCTTGATTTTTGTAATATTGAGAAAGTTTATTTCTATAGCTCTCAAAACCTGCAGAATGACTGTACTCTAAAACAGTAATATTTGCATTTTTTACAGCTTGTAAGGCAACTTCAGGAGTTTTGATATCAGGTTGTCCAATATTTAAATGATATACTTTATGTCCTTTTTTCTTAGCAATTTCTGCATATGGAACCAATTTTCTAATTGGAGATTCTGGCATTTGTTGCCCTTTCACGGAAACTTTTGGCATAATGTTTTTTTTAAAGAATTGCAAAATTGCGATTTTTTTTTGTGATAATATCAATTTCAACAATTAAAAAATGTTAAAAACGAATTTCGAATTAAAAAATATCTTACTTTTAAGAATATATTTTCTTATGATAAAACACTTCTTTTTTATAATTATAATATTTTCTTGTGGGCTTGTCCATTCACAAAATAATTGGATAAAAAGTAAAAATAAAATCAAAATACCATTTGAGTTAACACACAATTTAATAATAATTGATGTAAACTTTAATGGAACACCTTTAAAAATGATTTTAGATACTGGTGCATCCAATAACATTATTTTTAGCGTTTCCGATAATGATTCGTTGGTTATGAATAATGTAAATAAAATTAGGATTGCCGGTGCTGGAAATAGTGAGTCAATTGAAGGCTATCTTTCAAAAAAAAACACGCTAACTATTAAAGAATACAAAACAAATGATTTTGAAGTTGTTTTTGCTACAAATCAAGATATTAGTATTGTAAATAAATTAGGTATTACCATTAACGGTATATTAGGAAGTTCTTTTTTTAGAGACAATTTAGTAGAAATTAACTACCAAACAAAAAAAATAATTATTCATAGAACGACTGATAGTACATTAAAAAAAATTAAACGGAAGTACAATAGCGCAAAAGTTGAAATTAACAAAAACCGTCCTTATATTTTGTTGAAAACAAAAATCAACAATTATAACCACTCACTTAATTTACTTTTTGATACTGGGCTTGGAGATGGTTTATGGCTTTTTGAAAATGATACGATACAATGTAACTCAAACTATTTTATTGATTTTTTAGGAAGAGGTTTAACAGGCGATATATCAGGAAAAAGATCGCGTGTTGATGAGGTGTTTTTAGAAAATTTAGTCTTGCAAAATGTTTTGGTTTCTTATCCTGAGATTAGTTTTTTTGAAGACATGAAAATGCACAAAACAAGGAATGGATCTTTGGGAGGTGAAATTACAAAAAGGTTTAACTGGTTCTTAGATTATGAAAATCAAACTTTTTATTTTAAGAAAAATACGCTCTTCGATTTGCCTTTTGAATATAATATGTCAGGTATTGAAGTGCAACATGCAGGTTCTCAATGGGTAAAAGAAGAAATTAGAGATAATCCACCAAACGCTTCAATAAATGCAAATGAATTTATTTTTGAAAATTCAAATTTAAGATTTAACTATAAATATGAACTTAAGCCCATTTTTGAAATTTATATGGTGAGAGAAAACTCTCCCGCAGCAAAAGCTGGCATTCAAAAAGGTGACAAAATTGTAAAAATTAATAATAGAGCCTCGCAGTATTTGACGATACAAAATATTACAAATCTTTTTCAATCTGAAAATGGTAAACAAATAAAATTAACGGTTGAACGTAACGGAGCAAAAATTGATTATGAATTCAACCTTGAAAAAGTACTATAAAAAAAGTCCCAACATGCATTGGGACTTTTTGTTTATGAATTTGGGAATGTTTTTTTCTTTACTAGAGGACTCATCTCTTCTTTGACCACAACAGTACCTTTGATGCGCAACGGAATCATACCATTCGTTTTATTTACAGCATTTGTTTCTATGGTGATTGTTTTACTAATCGGACCTGGATTCATATTGTATTGGACTTTTATTTGTCCTTTTCCTCCAGGAGCAATTGCTTCTTTTGGCCATTCAGGAACGGTACAACCACAACTCGATTTTGCATTTTTAATTAAAAGTGGTTCATCTCCAGTATTGGTAAATTCAAATATTCGAATTCCATTATCTTTTCCTTTTTCCACTTCTCCATAGTTAATGGTTTCTTCTTTAAACTCAATCTTTGGGCCAGTTTGAGCAAATGATACCATTCCAACTAAAACAGTTAAATAAACAAGTAATTTTTTCATCATCTTATAAATTAATAGGTTGTTGTAAAATTAATTAAATAAAAGCAACCAACAAACTACTCCTAACATTTTTTTTATTTTCGTGATATAGTTACTTTTGCAATTAGTATTACAAAAAACATACCAAAGTAAGTTTGGGAATGTTAAAACGAACAGTCAAACTGTTCAACGATTCAACAATTAAACAAGAAAAAAATATAATGATTCCTGCACAATTCAACGCTAAAGAAGTAGAACAAAAGTGGTACGACTATTGGATGAAAAATGATTATTTTACATCCAAGCCCGACCACAGAACGCCGTATACCATTGTAATTCCGCCTCCAAACGTTACTGGAGTTTTACACATGGGGCACATGTTGAATAATACGATTCAAGATGTATTAATTCGTCGTGCGCGTTTAAAAGGTTTCAACGCTTGCTGGGTGCCAGGAACTGACCATGCCTCAATTGCTACCGAAGCTAAAGTAGTGGCTAAATTAAAAGAAGAAGGCATCAATAAAAACGATTTAACGCGTGAAGAATTCCTAAAACATGCTTGGGAATGGACTGATAAATACGGTGGAACCATCTTAGAGCAATTAAAACAATTAGGTTGTTCTTGCGATTGGAGTCGTACAAAATTCACGATGGATGATGATATGTCGGCTTCAGTAATTCATTCGTTTGTAGATTTATACAACAAAGGTTTGATTTATCGTGGTTACCGAATGGTAAACTGGGATCCAGAAGCAAAAACTACGTTATCTGACGAAGAAGTAATCTTTGAAGAACGTCAAGGAAAATTATATTTCATCAATTATAAAATTGAAGGTTCAGCAGATTTCTTAACTGTGGCAACTACGCGTCCAGAAACTATTTTTGGTGACACTGCTATTTGCATCAATCCAAATGACGAACGTTTTACGCATTTAAAAGGCAAAAAAGCAATCATTCCAATTTGTGGTAGAGTTATTCCAATTATTGAAGACGAATATGTTGATGTAGAATTTGGTACAGGTTGTTTAAAAGTAACGCCTGCTCACGATACAAACGATAAAACTTTAGGCGATAAGCACAATTTAGAAATCATCGATATTTTCAACGAAGACGCTTCTTTGAATTCTTTTGGATTGCATTATCAAGGAAAAGACAGATTTGTAGTTCGTGAAGAAATTGCGAAAGAGCTTGAAACTATCGGCGCTTTAGCAAAAACAGAAACCCATTTAAATAAAGTGGGAACTTCTGAAAGAACCAAAGCAGTAATCGAACCAAGATTATCAGATCAATGGTTCTTAAGCATGGAAGAATTAGTAAAACCTGCTATCAAAGCGGTTTTAGAATCAGACGAAATTAAATTATATCCAAGCCGTTTTAACAATACATACGCACATTGGTTAAACAATATTCGCGATTGGAATATTTCACGTCAATTGTGGTGGGGACAACAAATTCCAGCGTACTATTTTGGTGATGGAAAAGAAGATTTCGTAGTAGCTGAAAACATAGAAAAAGCGCTTGAGCTTGCGAAAGAAAAAACTGCCAACTCAACACTGACCACTGCTGACTTACGTCAGGACGCTGACGCATTAGATACTTGGTTTTCTTCATGGTTATGGCCAATGGCTGTTTTTGGTGGTGTTTTAAATCCAGAAAGCGAAGATTTTAAATACTATTATCCAACAAATGATTTAGTTACGGGTCCAGATATTCTATTTTTCTGGGTGGCGCGTATGATTATTGCAGGGTATGAATATGCAGGCGAAAAACCATTTTCAAATGTATATTTAACCGGATTAGTGCGCGATAAACAAGGTCGTAAGATGTCAAAATCATTAGGAAATTCGCCTGAGCCACTTGGACTAATTGAAAAATTTGGAGCTGATGGTGTTCGTGTGGGATTATTATTGAGTGCTTCGGCTGGAAATGACATTTTATTCGACGAAGAATTATGCAATCAAGGAAAAGGTTTCTCTAACAAAATTTGGAATGCTTTCAAACTAATCAAAGGTTGGGAAGTGGCTGATATTGCACAACCTGAATCCTCAAAAGTAGCCATTGAATGGTATGAAGCGAAATTGCAACAAACGTTAGCCGAAATTGAAGATAATTTTGATAAATACAGATTATCAGATGCGTTAATGGCGATTTATAAATTGGTTTGGGACGATTTTTGTTCGTGGTTCTTAGAAATGATTAAACCAGGCTACCAACAACCAATTGACCGCGCTACGTTTGACAAAGCAATTGAAATGTTAGAAAATAACTTGAAATTGTTACACCCGTTTATGCCGTTTTTAACGGAGGAAATTTGGCACCATATTGCTGAAAGAACTCCAGAGCAAGCGTTGATAGTAGGTGAGTGGCCAACAGCAAAAGCATTTGATGAAAAATTAATTGCTGATTTTGATTTTGCTACCGAAGTAATTTCAGGAATTCGAACCATTCGTAAAGATAAAAACATTCCGTTTAGAGATGTTATTGAGTTGCGTGTGATGAATAACGAAAAAGCATCAACCCATTTCGATTCAGTAATCCTGAAATTAGGTAATGTTGTGGATTTGGTTTATGTTGCTGATAAAGTGGACGGCGCATTATCATATCGTGTAAAATCAAACGAATATTTTATTCCAATTACAGGAAATATTGATGTAGAAGCCGAAGTAGCTAAATTAACCGAAGAGTTAAATTATACGAAAGGGTTTTTACGCTCGGTGCAAGGCAAACTTTCGAATGAAAAATTCGTGGCTGGCGCACCTGAGCAAGTAATTGCAAACGAACGTAAAAAAGAAGCCGACGCTTTAGCAAAAATCGCCATGATTGAGCAAAGTTTAGCTGGTTTGAAATAATATTTTATTACCATAAACAAAAAAATCCCGGGTTAACTCGGGATTTTTTTATGATTTTTTTTTCTTGTTATTCACATAAAGTGTTAATCCATAGTAGGCTAATCCCATAAACAATAAATGTAATAGAATTTTGGGAAAGTTATAACGCGGGTTTTCAAACAACAAGGCAATTGCCATATTGCCTAAAAAAAAGCTCAACAGAATTCTAACTCCTGTAATTCTTAAATATCTCATTATTGTTGGTTTTATTGTTTGTATTGTAGAGTGTGAGGTATGTGTTAAACTAATCTCTTTTAGTTGCAGTTAAATATTATTTTTCTTTTAAAATAGTAAAAACCTTTACAAAATTAATATTGCTTTCAACAAAAAAGCTCACTTTTGTGAATGTCAATGTAATTATTTTTGTCTAATTATATTTCTAAACAAGTGAAAGTTATTAGGTATAACATTTGTTATTTCTAATTTGTTTGAGGTTATTGTAGGTTTTACGCAAATTACTTTGGTATCTTTATCTATTTCAACTGTATGAGTAGATGTGAAGTTTTTCAGGTCTTTGTGAATTAACTTGAATTCATATTTTCCAGGTAATAAATAAATTACTGCAAATTCATTTGACATAAGTTGTCCTAAAGGTTTATTGTTTATCCACACATTTAAATTTGATGAATTGTCTATCTTATTATTAAATCCAGCACCATTATAAACTAAAATTTTTCCATTATCAAATTCTCCAATAATAACAGGGTCAGAAAATGTTCTTTGTAAACTAAATTCAGACTGTATTGGTTTTAATAAGCAGGAGGTGATTGATATTGATAAAAAGATTAATAAAAGAATCTTTAATTTCATAAATTTAATTTGTAGTAAAATATTATTTTTCTTTTCAAAAGTAGTAAAAACCTTTATAAAATCAATATTGCTTTTCAATAAAAAAGGCTCACTTTCGTGAACCTAATTAAACTTTATGTATTCAAAAATTACTTCTTCTCTCTTTTTGTTTGTTCTTTTAAAATGGAGGGCAAAAAAGGAGAAAGTGTAGTTTCTAATTCAACTTCAGAGATGGATAAAGCTTTAGCATCTTGTGGTAACGTATTCCAAATTTTCGGGTTTTTAAAATCATAACTTCCAAAAACAATTACTGGAGTTCCTTTTAGTCTTACTTTTTCGGCATTTTCTAATTCCCATTGATCGGCAAATTCGTATAACATTTTAGCATCTTTTTCTAACAATCGCAAACAAGAATGTGAAGCTGGATAGCCCGGTAATTCATATTCGTGAAAGCCAATTCCCAGTTTGTTTTCAATGTTAAAATTCCATTTTAGTTTCCATTCATCGTTAAACGTACTTATGGTTTCTTCGGCTTTCCAATTGGTAAAAAACAAGCCTGTGGGTGTTTTGTCTTTTGCTCTTCCCATACTTGATGGACCAGAGTGTGTTAAAATACCATATTCGTATGTCGCAAATGCTTGTGTAGCATAAGAAAATAAAATTATCTTATTCACATCGTTTAAAACGGCAACTTCTAGCGGAAAAGGCATATAATACTCTAAATCACCCGAAAAATCCGTTGGCACTAAAATCGAATCTAATTTTTTTAAATTCACGGCATCCACACGATTTATCGCTAAAACCAAGTCGAGTGCTTTTGTATTTGTGCCTTCACTTTTTAACCATTCTTCGCTTTTCTGAAACGTGTAGGCTATTTCTTTAGGTGCGTTTCTTTTTATTTCGGGTTTGGTAATGGTTGTCCGCTCTTTCTTTTCTTCTTTACAAGAAATTGAAAGAAGACTAATTACCAAAATCACTATTTTTAAGGCGTTTTTCATAGGTTACTTTTTAGCAAATTTATACTTATAAAACGCACGATGTCTTATATTATTTTTTGAAATAGTTATATAAAACAATGGTGCTGAATTTTAATTTTTTTTAAAGAAAAAAGGGTTTATTTTGTTTTCAATAAATAATTTAGTCTTATTAAAATTTTCATAAAACCAGGCATGCTTTTTGATTACATTTACACATACAAATTCACTTAATCCTTTTTATTTTATGAAACTACTTCTTTTAGGAATCGTGTCATCGCTTTTCCTAATTTCTTGTACACGAGACAACAAAGTCAAAAACGTGGATCGTGCTTTTTATACATGGAGCAGTAATGGTTATTTTAATGAAGACATTAAATCTAGTTTGAAAAACGTTAAAGTAAGGAAGCTCTATGTGAAATATTTTGAAGTAGATTACAGTGAAGCTATGGGGAATTTTCCTTTTGATAAAACCAATTTTGGCCCGTATGATTTTCATGCCGAAGATAGTATTTTAGTCGTTCCAACAATTTTTATTAAGAACGAAATTTTTCAATACAACACCAATGCAACTTTAGATAAATTAGCAGATAATATTGTTTTTTTAATAGATAAATATAGTAAAGAACGTTTTAGCAATATTGATAATGGAAATTTTAAAGAAATTCAAATTGATTGCGATTGGACAAAAAGCACTAAAGACAAGTATTTTTATTTACTAAAAAAAATAAAACAATTGTCTCAAAAAGAAATCAGTTGCACCTTACGTTTGTATCCGTATAAATATCCTGATATTATGGGTGTTCCGCCTGTAGATAAAGCAACTTTAATGTGTTATAATTTGATAAAACCATTGTCTGAAAAAGATAAGAATTCGATTTTAGAGGTTTCCGAATTAGAAAAATATTTAGACAAACACCGAGATTATCCAGTGCATTTAGATATTGCATTGCCTATTTTTAATTGGTCGCATATTTATCAAAACAATCAGTTTAGTGGTTTGGTTGATTTAAATTCCAAAGAAGTTTTAGGTTTTGCCAAACAAACGAAGCCTTTGTGGTTTGAAGTAACAAAAGATACGGTAATCTATTCTGATGAAAGAATCTATTTAAGAGT
It encodes the following:
- a CDS encoding DUF2846 domain-containing protein; amino-acid sequence: MKLKILLLIFLSISITSCLLKPIQSEFSLQRTFSDPVIIGEFDNGKILVYNGAGFNNKIDNSSNLNVWINNKPLGQLMSNEFAVIYLLPGKYEFKLIHKDLKNFTSTHTVEIDKDTKVICVKPTITSNKLEITNVIPNNFHLFRNIIRQK
- a CDS encoding PDZ domain-containing protein; amino-acid sequence: MIKHFFFIIIIFSCGLVHSQNNWIKSKNKIKIPFELTHNLIIIDVNFNGTPLKMILDTGASNNIIFSVSDNDSLVMNNVNKIRIAGAGNSESIEGYLSKKNTLTIKEYKTNDFEVVFATNQDISIVNKLGITINGILGSSFFRDNLVEINYQTKKIIIHRTTDSTLKKIKRKYNSAKVEINKNRPYILLKTKINNYNHSLNLLFDTGLGDGLWLFENDTIQCNSNYFIDFLGRGLTGDISGKRSRVDEVFLENLVLQNVLVSYPEISFFEDMKMHKTRNGSLGGEITKRFNWFLDYENQTFYFKKNTLFDLPFEYNMSGIEVQHAGSQWVKEEIRDNPPNASINANEFIFENSNLRFNYKYELKPIFEIYMVRENSPAAKAGIQKGDKIVKINNRASQYLTIQNITNLFQSENGKQIKLTVERNGAKIDYEFNLEKVL
- a CDS encoding L,D-transpeptidase, with product MKNALKIVILVISLLSISCKEEKKERTTITKPEIKRNAPKEIAYTFQKSEEWLKSEGTNTKALDLVLAINRVDAVNLKKLDSILVPTDFSGDLEYYMPFPLEVAVLNDVNKIILFSYATQAFATYEYGILTHSGPSSMGRAKDKTPTGLFFTNWKAEETISTFNDEWKLKWNFNIENKLGIGFHEYELPGYPASHSCLRLLEKDAKMLYEFADQWELENAEKVRLKGTPVIVFGSYDFKNPKIWNTLPQDAKALSISEVELETTLSPFLPSILKEQTKREKK
- a CDS encoding valine--tRNA ligase; the encoded protein is MMIPAQFNAKEVEQKWYDYWMKNDYFTSKPDHRTPYTIVIPPPNVTGVLHMGHMLNNTIQDVLIRRARLKGFNACWVPGTDHASIATEAKVVAKLKEEGINKNDLTREEFLKHAWEWTDKYGGTILEQLKQLGCSCDWSRTKFTMDDDMSASVIHSFVDLYNKGLIYRGYRMVNWDPEAKTTLSDEEVIFEERQGKLYFINYKIEGSADFLTVATTRPETIFGDTAICINPNDERFTHLKGKKAIIPICGRVIPIIEDEYVDVEFGTGCLKVTPAHDTNDKTLGDKHNLEIIDIFNEDASLNSFGLHYQGKDRFVVREEIAKELETIGALAKTETHLNKVGTSERTKAVIEPRLSDQWFLSMEELVKPAIKAVLESDEIKLYPSRFNNTYAHWLNNIRDWNISRQLWWGQQIPAYYFGDGKEDFVVAENIEKALELAKEKTANSTLTTADLRQDADALDTWFSSWLWPMAVFGGVLNPESEDFKYYYPTNDLVTGPDILFFWVARMIIAGYEYAGEKPFSNVYLTGLVRDKQGRKMSKSLGNSPEPLGLIEKFGADGVRVGLLLSASAGNDILFDEELCNQGKGFSNKIWNAFKLIKGWEVADIAQPESSKVAIEWYEAKLQQTLAEIEDNFDKYRLSDALMAIYKLVWDDFCSWFLEMIKPGYQQPIDRATFDKAIEMLENNLKLLHPFMPFLTEEIWHHIAERTPEQALIVGEWPTAKAFDEKLIADFDFATEVISGIRTIRKDKNIPFRDVIELRVMNNEKASTHFDSVILKLGNVVDLVYVADKVDGALSYRVKSNEYFIPITGNIDVEAEVAKLTEELNYTKGFLRSVQGKLSNEKFVAGAPEQVIANERKKEADALAKIAMIEQSLAGLK
- a CDS encoding DUF1573 domain-containing protein, giving the protein MKKLLVYLTVLVGMVSFAQTGPKIEFKEETINYGEVEKGKDNGIRIFEFTNTGDEPLLIKNAKSSCGCTVPEWPKEAIAPGGKGQIKVQYNMNPGPISKTITIETNAVNKTNGMIPLRIKGTVVVKEEMSPLVKKKTFPNS